One Novosphingobium sp. EMRT-2 DNA segment encodes these proteins:
- a CDS encoding TadE/TadG family type IV pilus assembly protein — MVRGWTSRRWGGAFRAALLRDVRGATALEFALVAPVLIAMIVAIFEIAVMYFAQQGLETATETAARLILTGQAQQNFTGVKDAQGNVTKTPQQQFKEAACASLPTFLQCSRLYVDVTNVSNFSSANPTLPTFTYDSNGNITNSFAYSPGTQGAVVVVRLIYNWPTLAGPLGFDLSNRPGSQRMLLATSVMKTEGY; from the coding sequence ATGGTCCGCGGTTGGACAAGCAGGCGGTGGGGTGGCGCGTTTCGCGCGGCGCTTCTGCGCGACGTGCGCGGGGCAACCGCGCTGGAGTTCGCGCTGGTGGCGCCCGTCCTGATCGCGATGATCGTCGCCATTTTCGAAATCGCGGTGATGTATTTTGCGCAGCAGGGCCTGGAAACCGCCACCGAAACAGCTGCCCGCCTGATCCTCACCGGCCAGGCGCAGCAGAACTTCACCGGGGTCAAGGACGCGCAAGGCAACGTCACCAAAACGCCGCAGCAGCAGTTCAAGGAGGCCGCCTGCGCCTCGCTGCCGACGTTCCTGCAGTGCAGCCGGCTCTATGTGGACGTAACCAACGTCAGCAACTTTTCCTCGGCCAACCCAACGCTGCCGACCTTCACGTATGACTCCAACGGCAACATCACCAATTCCTTCGCCTATTCCCCTGGCACGCAGGGCGCGGTGGTGGTGGTGCGGCTGATCTACAACTGGCCCACGCTGGCCGGCCCGCTGGGCTTCGACCTGTCCAACCGCCCCGGCTCGCAGCGCATGCTGCTGGCAACCTCGGTCATGAAGACGGAGGGTTATTGA
- a CDS encoding class I SAM-dependent methyltransferase, with amino-acid sequence MNDYIKQGHHDVIGWFAGNQLDMFLIADKLQKELGIHGGVGEIGVHHGRLFILLMLLRRENEKGIAMDVFDLQEFNTDFSGLGDLNKFLENIDTHVGSRDRLEIVKADSMKLDPRQIVTLNDGKGLRLISVDGSHTTQNTANDLAVAHDMLQQGGIIVVDDYFNGGYPMVAEGVARFMILSPVVNIAPVLAGANKVVFTTKSHHRQYLEAYRSLVVQNDGWLTEREFFGVPCLCF; translated from the coding sequence TTGAACGACTATATCAAGCAAGGCCATCATGACGTAATTGGCTGGTTTGCTGGCAATCAGTTGGACATGTTTTTGATCGCAGATAAACTGCAGAAAGAACTTGGAATTCATGGCGGGGTAGGCGAAATTGGCGTCCATCATGGGCGGCTTTTCATTTTATTAATGCTACTTAGGCGAGAAAACGAAAAAGGCATCGCGATGGATGTCTTTGACCTTCAAGAATTTAATACTGATTTCTCGGGCCTCGGAGATCTGAATAAATTTTTGGAGAATATCGATACACATGTTGGCTCACGTGATCGCCTTGAAATAGTCAAAGCGGATTCGATGAAGCTCGATCCGAGACAGATTGTCACGCTGAATGATGGAAAAGGTCTTCGTCTCATCAGTGTTGATGGTTCTCACACCACGCAAAACACGGCGAATGATCTCGCCGTGGCGCACGACATGTTGCAGCAGGGCGGCATCATTGTTGTCGACGACTATTTTAATGGTGGCTATCCGATGGTCGCCGAAGGCGTTGCGAGGTTCATGATCCTTTCGCCCGTCGTTAACATCGCGCCGGTCCTAGCTGGCGCGAACAAGGTAGTGTTCACGACAAAGTCCCATCATCGTCAATATTTGGAAGCCTATAGATCACTAGTCGTCCAAAATGATGGTTGGCTGACCGAGCGGGAGTTTTTTGGTGTTCCCTGTCTTTGTTTTTGA
- a CDS encoding DUF1254 domain-containing protein, whose amino-acid sequence MTARRKIAVGACAAALAFALPSAAVLAQAAPAAIAAPTREAEIAREAYSYLYPLVVMDVTRRQATQKGATGMGAPVNTFHHNQAFPPGDFRAVVRPNFDTLYSSAWLDLADGPVLLTIGNTQGRYYMLPLYDMWTDTFAVPGSETLAPEGGRFAVVPPGWKGTLPKGVERIDSPTRYVWIIGRVQTNGPADYPFVHTIQQAFALVPPIPGAKAPPRAADVPVPADKSPVAIVNAMSAAEFYETAMRLMVDNPPHFNDQPQLARLGMVGLRAGQGFRFAGLAPSVQQALTQAKTQGPANLLRYAWQAGQQRGGWRTMTTSIGSYGVDYDQRAAVALIGLGANHPVDAIYPRAAADKDGKPLDGTNRYVVHFKAGQLPPVRAFWSLTAYNKESYTDPNAIDRYAIGDRDKLTFNTDGSLDLYLQADDPGADKRSNWLPVPRGPFDMNLRLYSPKPEALSGDWPMPVVERLP is encoded by the coding sequence ATGACTGCTCGCAGGAAGATTGCCGTTGGAGCATGTGCCGCCGCGCTGGCCTTCGCGCTTCCCTCCGCCGCTGTGCTTGCACAGGCCGCGCCGGCCGCTATCGCTGCGCCCACGCGCGAGGCTGAGATCGCCCGGGAAGCCTACAGCTACCTTTACCCGCTGGTGGTGATGGACGTGACGCGGCGGCAGGCGACGCAGAAGGGCGCGACCGGCATGGGCGCGCCGGTCAATACTTTCCATCATAACCAGGCGTTCCCGCCGGGCGATTTTCGCGCGGTGGTGCGGCCCAATTTCGATACGCTCTATTCGAGCGCCTGGCTGGATCTGGCGGATGGCCCGGTCCTGCTGACGATCGGAAACACGCAGGGCCGGTATTACATGCTGCCGCTTTACGATATGTGGACCGATACCTTCGCGGTGCCGGGCAGCGAGACGCTGGCCCCCGAAGGCGGCCGGTTCGCAGTGGTGCCGCCCGGCTGGAAGGGCACGCTGCCCAAGGGGGTGGAGCGGATCGATTCCCCCACGCGCTATGTCTGGATCATCGGACGCGTGCAGACGAATGGCCCCGCCGACTATCCCTTCGTGCACACGATTCAGCAGGCGTTTGCGCTGGTCCCGCCTATCCCCGGCGCGAAGGCGCCGCCACGCGCGGCCGACGTGCCCGTTCCGGCGGACAAGTCGCCCGTGGCCATCGTCAACGCGATGAGCGCGGCGGAATTCTATGAAACGGCGATGCGGTTGATGGTGGACAATCCGCCGCACTTCAACGACCAGCCGCAGCTTGCGCGGCTGGGCATGGTGGGGCTGCGCGCCGGGCAGGGGTTCCGTTTTGCGGGTCTTGCTCCGTCGGTCCAGCAGGCACTGACCCAGGCCAAGACGCAAGGCCCGGCGAACCTGCTTCGCTATGCGTGGCAGGCGGGGCAGCAGCGCGGCGGCTGGCGCACGATGACGACCTCGATCGGCTCGTACGGCGTCGATTACGACCAGCGCGCGGCGGTTGCGCTGATCGGGCTGGGCGCGAACCATCCGGTCGACGCCATCTACCCGCGCGCGGCCGCGGACAAGGATGGCAAGCCGCTGGACGGGACCAACCGCTATGTCGTGCATTTCAAGGCGGGCCAGTTGCCGCCCGTGCGCGCGTTCTGGTCGCTGACGGCTTACAACAAGGAAAGCTATACCGACCCCAACGCGATCGACCGCTATGCCATCGGGGACCGCGACAAGCTGACGTTCAACACCGACGGTTCGCTCGACCTCTATCTCCAGGCGGACGATCCGGGGGCGGACAAGCGTTCCAACTGGCTGCCGGTGCCGCGCGGGCCGTTCGACATGAACCTGCGGCTGTACAGCCCGAAGCCCGAGGCGCTGTCCGGCGATTGGCCGATGCCGGTGGTGGAACGGTTGCCCTAA
- a CDS encoding TadE/TadG family type IV pilus assembly protein has translation MRPIPFLRRLCAPARRLARDARGVALVEFAISLPVLILLYLGAYVISDAITCNRKVTRSARAVTDLVSRYAAVSSSDLQTIMGSSAMVLSPYDNSVAQIRVSEVQVVDASTAKVVWSKSTANWTPLTVGNSVTLTTNLVPQAMLPDKTVTPNKPGAYFLMGEVSYPYTPQFGLGFISKITMNDRIFMLPRLSDQIPLQ, from the coding sequence ATGCGTCCGATTCCGTTCCTGCGCCGTCTGTGCGCTCCGGCACGCCGCCTCGCCCGCGATGCGCGCGGCGTGGCGCTGGTGGAATTCGCCATCAGCCTGCCGGTGCTGATCCTGCTGTATCTGGGGGCCTACGTGATCAGCGACGCGATCACCTGCAACCGCAAGGTCACGCGGTCCGCCCGCGCGGTGACCGACCTCGTCTCGCGCTATGCCGCGGTGTCCTCGTCCGACCTGCAGACGATCATGGGGTCGAGCGCGATGGTGCTCAGCCCCTACGACAACAGCGTCGCCCAGATCCGCGTGAGCGAGGTGCAAGTCGTCGACGCCAGCACCGCCAAGGTCGTGTGGAGCAAATCGACCGCCAACTGGACGCCGCTAACGGTAGGCAATTCGGTTACGCTGACCACCAACCTCGTGCCCCAGGCCATGCTGCCCGACAAGACGGTGACGCCGAACAAGCCCGGCGCCTACTTCCTGATGGGCGAGGTTTCGTACCCCTATACGCCGCAATTCGGCCTGGGGTTCATCTCCAAGATCACCATGAACGATCGGATCTTCATGCTTCCCCGCCTGTCCGATCAGATTCCCCTCCAGTGA
- a CDS encoding TadE/TadG family type IV pilus assembly protein: MRLFHTLRETARRLRDDSQGNVLIMMAALLIPMLFAVGMGIDYGRAQTQQTRMNAAADAAALAGTNATLMQQSTDTALAAARQIFISQVSGLQDIQFNASTDLNVSLVDTGALNSGRTIVVSYTAKSVNLFGGILGYATLPIAGSSTANAAQAPHINFFLTMDKSPSMLLPSTSSGLTSIRNATGCAFACHAQDPRADGINIKTSNNRDVFLNGNYYNSGNTGYKTWYQIDGSKNLYDQNGTKIGTSVSVNSNRFSFTYKDMSNKSQSITGFYADGYWLTHNYTTLYPTASPIPLRIGAETLAAQDLIPFAQNMATKNNVTYKMQVFSFDWTHPGYSTPVTTHTSMTDVQNMTTSNIPDLDSTTDFWYANGKPTSSTNINDKATEFNNMLTAMNSTMPNPGDGTTTAKPQEVLFIITDGVTDEQIGSSRWNRELTTAHLNNCTTIKNRGIKIAILYTEYLPDALTGDSWSQSNVAPYLGNVLPALQKCASAARDGTPLVYTVSTDQSISDALTALFALTIQSAHLVK, translated from the coding sequence ATGCGACTGTTCCACACGCTGCGCGAAACCGCGCGCCGGCTGCGCGACGACAGCCAGGGCAACGTGCTCATCATGATGGCCGCGCTGCTGATCCCCATGCTGTTCGCCGTGGGCATGGGCATCGATTATGGCCGCGCGCAAACGCAGCAGACGCGCATGAACGCCGCAGCGGACGCGGCGGCGCTGGCCGGCACCAATGCCACGCTGATGCAGCAATCGACCGACACCGCGCTGGCGGCCGCTCGCCAGATCTTCATCTCGCAGGTCAGCGGGCTGCAGGACATCCAGTTCAACGCCTCCACCGATCTCAACGTCAGCCTGGTCGATACCGGCGCGCTCAACAGCGGCCGGACGATCGTGGTGAGCTACACCGCGAAATCGGTGAACCTGTTCGGCGGCATCCTGGGCTATGCCACGCTGCCCATCGCCGGATCGTCGACCGCCAACGCGGCGCAGGCCCCGCACATCAACTTCTTCCTGACGATGGACAAATCGCCATCGATGCTGCTGCCCTCGACCTCGAGCGGCCTTACTTCCATCCGCAACGCCACCGGCTGTGCCTTCGCCTGTCACGCCCAAGACCCGCGTGCCGACGGCATCAATATCAAGACATCCAACAACCGCGACGTATTCCTGAACGGAAACTACTACAATTCCGGCAACACAGGGTACAAGACCTGGTATCAGATCGACGGTTCCAAGAACCTGTACGATCAAAACGGCACCAAGATCGGAACGTCCGTTTCGGTAAACAGCAACAGGTTCTCGTTCACCTACAAGGATATGAGCAACAAGTCGCAGTCCATCACCGGCTTCTATGCCGACGGGTACTGGCTGACGCACAACTATACCACGCTCTATCCCACCGCATCGCCCATCCCGCTGCGCATCGGCGCCGAGACGCTGGCGGCCCAGGACCTCATTCCCTTCGCCCAGAACATGGCGACGAAGAACAACGTTACCTACAAGATGCAGGTGTTCAGCTTCGACTGGACGCATCCGGGCTATTCGACACCGGTCACCACCCACACCTCGATGACGGACGTCCAGAACATGACGACGTCCAACATCCCCGATCTCGATAGCACGACCGACTTCTGGTACGCCAACGGCAAGCCGACATCGTCGACCAACATCAACGACAAGGCGACCGAGTTCAACAACATGCTCACCGCGATGAACTCGACGATGCCCAATCCCGGCGACGGCACCACGACTGCCAAACCGCAGGAAGTGCTGTTCATCATCACCGACGGCGTGACCGACGAGCAGATCGGATCGAGCCGCTGGAACCGCGAGTTGACGACCGCGCACCTGAACAACTGCACCACCATCAAGAACCGCGGTATCAAGATCGCGATCCTCTACACCGAATACCTGCCGGATGCGCTGACAGGGGATTCCTGGTCGCAATCCAATGTTGCCCCCTATTTGGGCAACGTTCTGCCGGCGCTTCAGAAGTGCGCTTCCGCAGCGCGCGACGGCACGCCACTGGTCTATACCGTATCGACCGACCAGAGCATCTCCGACGCGCTGACCGCGCTGTTCGCGCTGACCATCCAGAGCGCGCACCTAGTGAAGTAA
- a CDS encoding LacI family DNA-binding transcriptional regulator, which translates to MADIARIANVSKPTVSRVLSGSPLVTQATRDHVLEVARAHGYAVNRNAQKLRQTRTDTISVVLDFGSHRGGRIADPFIFELLAGVAEALAVRKLDLLLSPPAAQDERAYQDQVNARVVDGFIFLGQGERDPMLRDLAKLGVPFVVWGAVDPTEPYCAVGSDNRLGGRLAGEYFLRSGRKDWLFIGDTNHAEIAMRHDGLSEAAHGKSASIRMLRTGDMSYTSTLNDTAAYLGANPAPDAVFAFSDTAAMAVIAAFKERGLRAPEDFALVGYNNIPPAAAFTPAITTVEQETHIAGAILVEKLMQKIEGGRAASTVLPTRLIARET; encoded by the coding sequence ATGGCCGACATCGCCCGCATCGCGAACGTATCGAAGCCCACCGTCTCGCGCGTGCTTAGCGGCAGTCCGCTGGTGACCCAGGCCACGCGTGATCACGTGCTCGAGGTGGCCCGCGCGCACGGCTATGCGGTGAACCGCAACGCGCAGAAACTGCGGCAGACCCGCACCGATACGATCAGCGTGGTGCTCGACTTCGGCTCGCACCGGGGCGGCCGAATCGCCGACCCGTTCATCTTCGAACTGCTGGCCGGCGTTGCCGAAGCGCTGGCCGTCCGGAAGCTTGATCTCCTGCTTTCCCCGCCCGCGGCGCAGGACGAACGCGCCTATCAGGACCAGGTCAACGCGCGCGTGGTCGATGGCTTCATTTTCCTGGGCCAGGGCGAACGCGATCCGATGCTGCGCGATCTGGCCAAGCTGGGCGTGCCGTTCGTGGTGTGGGGCGCGGTCGATCCGACCGAGCCCTATTGCGCCGTGGGCAGCGACAATCGCCTGGGCGGACGGCTGGCGGGCGAATACTTCCTGCGGTCGGGGCGCAAGGACTGGCTGTTTATCGGCGATACCAACCATGCCGAAATCGCGATGCGCCACGATGGGCTGAGCGAGGCGGCGCACGGCAAATCCGCGTCCATCCGGATGCTGCGCACGGGCGACATGTCGTATACCTCCACGCTCAACGATACCGCCGCCTACCTCGGCGCGAATCCCGCCCCCGATGCCGTCTTCGCCTTTTCCGACACGGCAGCCATGGCGGTAATCGCCGCGTTCAAGGAACGGGGATTGCGCGCGCCGGAGGATTTCGCGCTGGTCGGGTACAACAACATCCCGCCGGCGGCAGCCTTCACCCCGGCGATCACCACGGTGGAACAGGAAACCCACATCGCCGGCGCGATTCTGGTCGAAAAGCTGATGCAGAAGATCGAAGGCGGCCGCGCCGCGTCCACCGTGCTGCCCACGCGCCTGATCGCGCGCGAGACCTAG
- a CDS encoding alkyl/aryl-sulfatase, translated as MLTGLAAVLAAGCCSGGSGAFAQTAAAQAADPPSATTRAVNEAARAAAPFQDRRDYDFAARGFVATRKDPLIRAADGRVVWDLNTFSFVEAPAPDTVNPSLWRHAQVLSRAGLFKVSDRIWQVRGFDIANVTFVKGDKGWIVIDPLTADETARAAYDLVTEQLGKRPVSAIIYTHSHIDHFGGASGILPFAVPDVPILAPQGFTEAAVGENVIAGPAMARRAIYQFGLTLPKGPTGSMGSGIGMAVAPGTQGLVPPNREIAKTGTEIVLDGVKLRFQVTPGTEAPAEMNIGFPDWKVADLAENANVTQHNILTPRGAVVRNAKAWAQGLTEAIDFFAGADVMITSHGWPRFGAAEITDFLGKHRDAYAYLHDQTVRLMNQGLTGDEIAVKLTLPKALQQEWYDRPYYGSLSFNARAVYQFYMGWYDGNPVHLAPLPPEEGGRRYVEALGGAARVRQLAQAAYDKGDYAWAAELLNRAVFADAGDTAARDLLARCYQQLAWQSENSLWRNMYLTGASELRGAQPPTASAISPGIAGSLTPEQLFDVLSVRFAAEKAGDAKLRLAFVFPDRNAQVTVTVANGVLVHRPGVVGTPDATLTIKYADLVAALLRGQPLAPKIASGEAKIEGQPVAFAQLVNWIDKPTPPFAIVTP; from the coding sequence ATGCTGACAGGGCTGGCCGCGGTGCTGGCGGCCGGGTGCTGTTCGGGTGGATCGGGGGCATTCGCCCAGACGGCCGCTGCCCAGGCCGCCGATCCTCCCAGCGCGACGACAAGGGCGGTCAACGAGGCCGCGCGCGCCGCCGCGCCGTTTCAGGACCGGCGCGATTATGACTTCGCCGCGCGCGGTTTCGTGGCGACCCGCAAGGACCCGCTGATCCGCGCCGCCGACGGGCGCGTGGTGTGGGATCTCAATACCTTCAGCTTCGTCGAAGCCCCGGCGCCCGATACGGTCAACCCCAGCCTGTGGCGCCATGCGCAGGTGCTTTCGCGCGCTGGGTTGTTCAAGGTTTCCGACCGCATCTGGCAGGTGCGCGGGTTCGATATCGCCAACGTGACCTTCGTGAAGGGCGACAAGGGCTGGATCGTGATCGATCCGCTGACGGCGGACGAGACGGCCCGCGCGGCCTATGACCTCGTGACCGAGCAGCTCGGCAAGCGGCCAGTCAGCGCGATCATCTATACCCATTCGCATATCGACCACTTCGGCGGCGCGAGTGGCATTCTGCCTTTCGCGGTGCCAGACGTGCCGATCCTGGCGCCGCAAGGCTTCACCGAGGCGGCGGTGGGTGAAAACGTGATCGCCGGCCCGGCCATGGCGCGCCGCGCGATCTATCAGTTCGGGCTGACGCTGCCCAAGGGACCCACCGGCAGCATGGGCTCGGGGATCGGCATGGCCGTGGCGCCCGGTACGCAGGGGCTTGTTCCGCCCAATCGCGAGATCGCGAAGACCGGCACGGAGATCGTGCTCGACGGGGTGAAGCTGCGCTTCCAGGTCACGCCGGGCACGGAAGCCCCGGCCGAAATGAACATCGGTTTCCCCGACTGGAAAGTGGCCGATCTCGCCGAAAACGCCAATGTCACGCAGCACAACATCCTGACCCCGCGCGGCGCGGTGGTGCGCAACGCCAAGGCCTGGGCGCAGGGATTGACCGAGGCGATCGATTTCTTCGCCGGCGCCGACGTCATGATTACCAGCCACGGCTGGCCGCGCTTCGGCGCCGCCGAAATCACGGACTTTCTCGGCAAGCACCGCGATGCCTATGCGTATCTGCACGATCAGACCGTGCGGCTGATGAACCAGGGGCTGACCGGCGACGAAATCGCCGTGAAGCTGACGCTGCCGAAGGCGTTGCAGCAGGAATGGTATGACCGGCCGTATTACGGCTCGCTCAGCTTCAACGCGCGAGCGGTCTATCAATTCTACATGGGCTGGTACGATGGCAACCCGGTGCATCTCGCTCCGTTGCCGCCCGAGGAAGGCGGCCGCCGCTATGTCGAGGCGCTGGGCGGCGCGGCGCGGGTGCGGCAGCTGGCGCAGGCGGCCTATGACAAGGGCGACTATGCCTGGGCGGCGGAACTGCTCAACCGCGCGGTCTTCGCCGACGCCGGTGACACCGCCGCGCGCGATTTGCTGGCGCGCTGCTATCAGCAACTTGCCTGGCAGAGCGAGAACTCGTTGTGGCGCAACATGTATCTGACCGGCGCGAGCGAATTGCGTGGCGCGCAGCCGCCGACCGCATCCGCCATCTCGCCGGGAATTGCCGGCTCGCTGACGCCCGAACAGTTGTTCGATGTGCTCTCGGTCCGCTTTGCGGCCGAGAAGGCCGGCGATGCCAAGCTGCGGCTGGCGTTCGTGTTCCCTGACCGGAACGCGCAAGTGACGGTCACGGTCGCCAACGGCGTGCTGGTCCACCGGCCGGGCGTGGTCGGCACGCCCGATGCCACGCTGACGATCAAGTATGCCGATCTTGTCGCGGCGCTGCTGCGTGGTCAGCCGCTCGCGCCCAAGATCGCGTCGGGCGAGGCGAAGATCGAAGGGCAACCGGTCGCGTTCGCGCAATTGGTGAACTGGATAGATAAGCCGACGCCGCCATTCGCGATCGTCACGCCATGA
- a CDS encoding TonB-dependent receptor, with amino-acid sequence MRLSMNGMVRSGVAAGAIALALAANAVQAQDAAAPQEAAASETVDDANAIVVIGTPGGAGVRKQDASYAITTINEAALERISPKSTAEVFTLVPGVWAESSSGVAGANIDVRGLPGGSDAPWVTMSLNGAPIYGTESLSFMDNSSIFRTDETIASTEAAHGGPNAVFSNGEVGVTLNFNLKKGGETTEGRVKLSATDYGMARADAVISGPLGHDLYYMIGGYVQQSPGIRDAQFKSEKGRQISAQLTKKFDNGEISIWTRVTDDHGQWYLPMALNTGNDLGTFSQLGNATRYATLQVGPNETKTYDFARGRGWKGSLSGLNLKFDLGGGWSVRDNLSYTNGNADTLGFVPDGSPIRVSALQAANPALGTIKTAGGVTLNANDWIQNYGHWVVEKKIESFTNDLSVNFHSGINNFTAGYYRADWSADDFWTLGNAVPVQNVQNGDLLQSGITCGMLASAGSGSSCFHYGIRSSGDAQVNAIYLADSVQVTDKLRIDLGVRHQWLALDYVIDSNDSGTYGYPDGTVNQRNHVTAKKFAYSAAANYAFDPHLGVFLRYSKGYRYPNFDDLRSGNQNVFGVSQLEGGVKYSSQLLSLYATAFYNKNNNFDSTVGSVVANSQFKTRAYGLELDGNLRLGAFGFATLATLQNAKVTASSTPAQVGNEVLRQPKYQIRLSPSYDVTVGTVKVSLFGAASFIGARWSDLANTSRLPAYTKLDLGAQAKLDSGLFFSVRADNLNNSHGLTEGDPRNPATPNGRPILGRSVLFSLGYDF; translated from the coding sequence ATGAGACTTTCCATGAATGGCATGGTGCGTTCCGGTGTGGCGGCAGGCGCGATCGCGCTGGCGCTCGCGGCGAATGCCGTGCAGGCCCAGGACGCCGCAGCCCCGCAGGAAGCGGCCGCTTCCGAAACCGTTGACGATGCCAACGCCATCGTCGTGATCGGTACCCCCGGCGGCGCGGGCGTGCGCAAGCAGGATGCTTCCTACGCCATTACCACCATCAACGAAGCCGCGCTCGAACGCATTTCGCCCAAGAGCACGGCCGAAGTCTTCACGCTCGTTCCTGGCGTCTGGGCCGAAAGCTCCAGCGGCGTGGCCGGTGCGAACATCGACGTGCGCGGTCTGCCGGGCGGCAGCGATGCGCCGTGGGTGACGATGTCGCTCAATGGCGCGCCGATCTATGGCACGGAATCGCTGTCGTTCATGGACAACAGCTCGATCTTCCGCACCGACGAGACGATCGCCTCCACCGAAGCCGCGCACGGCGGCCCGAACGCGGTGTTCTCCAACGGCGAAGTCGGCGTCACGCTCAACTTCAACCTGAAGAAGGGTGGCGAAACGACCGAGGGCCGGGTCAAGCTTTCGGCGACGGATTACGGCATGGCACGCGCCGACGCGGTCATTTCCGGTCCGCTGGGCCACGATCTCTATTACATGATCGGCGGCTATGTGCAGCAATCGCCGGGCATCCGCGATGCGCAGTTCAAGTCGGAGAAGGGGCGCCAGATCAGTGCGCAACTGACCAAGAAGTTCGACAACGGCGAAATCAGCATCTGGACCCGCGTCACCGACGATCACGGCCAGTGGTATCTGCCGATGGCCCTCAACACCGGCAACGATCTGGGCACGTTCTCGCAGCTTGGCAACGCTACGCGCTATGCCACGTTGCAGGTGGGGCCGAACGAGACGAAGACCTATGACTTCGCCCGTGGTCGCGGCTGGAAGGGCAGCCTTTCGGGCCTGAACCTGAAGTTCGATCTGGGCGGCGGCTGGTCGGTGCGCGACAACCTGTCCTACACCAACGGCAATGCCGATACGCTGGGCTTCGTGCCGGACGGTTCGCCGATCCGCGTCAGCGCTCTGCAGGCCGCCAATCCGGCTCTGGGAACGATCAAGACGGCCGGTGGCGTGACGCTGAACGCCAACGACTGGATCCAGAACTACGGCCACTGGGTGGTCGAGAAGAAGATCGAATCCTTCACCAACGATCTGAGCGTCAATTTCCATTCCGGCATCAACAACTTCACCGCGGGTTACTACCGCGCGGACTGGTCGGCCGACGATTTCTGGACGCTGGGCAACGCCGTGCCGGTGCAGAACGTGCAGAACGGCGATCTGCTGCAAAGCGGCATCACCTGCGGGATGCTGGCCAGCGCCGGATCGGGATCGAGCTGCTTCCATTATGGCATCCGCTCATCGGGCGATGCGCAGGTCAACGCCATCTACCTGGCCGACAGCGTGCAGGTGACGGACAAGCTGCGTATCGATCTGGGTGTGCGCCATCAGTGGCTGGCGCTCGATTACGTGATCGATTCCAACGATTCCGGCACGTATGGCTATCCGGACGGCACGGTGAACCAGCGCAACCACGTCACGGCGAAGAAGTTCGCCTATTCGGCGGCGGCGAACTATGCGTTCGATCCGCACCTTGGCGTGTTCCTGCGCTACTCGAAGGGCTATCGCTACCCGAACTTCGACGATCTGCGCAGCGGCAACCAGAACGTGTTCGGCGTCAGCCAGCTCGAAGGCGGGGTGAAGTATTCCAGCCAGCTCCTGTCGCTCTACGCTACCGCGTTCTATAACAAGAACAATAATTTCGACTCCACCGTCGGTTCGGTGGTGGCGAATTCGCAGTTCAAGACGCGGGCCTATGGCCTCGAACTGGACGGCAACCTGCGCCTCGGCGCCTTCGGGTTCGCAACCCTCGCGACCTTGCAGAACGCCAAGGTCACCGCTTCGTCGACCCCCGCACAGGTGGGCAACGAGGTGCTCCGTCAGCCGAAGTACCAGATCCGCCTTTCGCCGAGCTATGACGTGACCGTCGGCACGGTAAAGGTCAGCCTGTTCGGCGCGGCGTCGTTCATCGGGGCGCGCTGGAGCGATCTGGCCAACACCTCGCGTCTGCCGGCGTACACCAAGCTGGACCTCGGGGCGCAGGCCAAGCTCGATTCCGGCCTGTTCTTCTCGGTGCGGGCGGATAACCTCAACAACAGCCACGGCCTGACCGAAGGCGATCCGCGCAATCCGGCGACGCCGAACGGCCGTCCGATCCTGGGGCGTTCGGTGCTGTTCAGCCTGGGTTACGACTTCTGA